The following are from one region of the Carassius gibelio isolate Cgi1373 ecotype wild population from Czech Republic chromosome A13, carGib1.2-hapl.c, whole genome shotgun sequence genome:
- the LOC128026409 gene encoding AN1-type zinc finger protein 4, translated as MVHYKLPFSETMELFIETLTGTCFQLCVSPFEQVVSVKAKILRLEGIPVSQQHLIWNGMELEDEYCLHDYSITEGCTLKLVLAMRGGPVNTRRVTVTDDSVRDIADCLDAGREEMWEKSLPNKQVTFLVYREGDQLSFFRVVDRGDGTLTPVSESLSGTSVRNVYAEEEEESESTASEQQMLENSITMSKMKLLKAKMENMNLNKKPKKTAKLKVRPPVGPRPCSASFGSVRHHRMFRVLPQIGHASPTHLPPIGDQQQPAVPSPAAGSSHQAFASLSCPTSSSHAHPSSGASGVYMLQAEEPWDNPVPRKIRVPPKVSRLDLRRPKVMRDCVYPPLSLLSSSGVQDEVDLQSERLMVDENSAVMEPPKAVPFNLPEPLSLDVSTQRERGLSSVTLQEPNTTAPLLSQAINTNWLASQSDPLSPPHIPQHFEFTGSSSPAQALLRTSNSPSLPASSPSRTTSVCGLKVDKHSEVISKSEERDITKMANKAAKKPLVSNTKLLASLAGGGGQEALAGPFALGRLCATAAPLPTNIHLSQEDLLRRISPLQGTAIHTSPSSSSGLSSSIKRLGTPTHHLPPVKVPSGAKKKSSKHCFLCGKKTGLATSYECRCGKMFCSMHRYSETHDCTYDYKSPGRRFLQETNPSISAPKLPKI; from the exons ATGGTGCACTACAAGCTGCCCTTCAGCGAGACCATGGAGCTGTTCATTGAGACTCTGACAGGGACCTGCTTCCAGCTGTGCGTCTCTCCGTTTGAACAGGTGGTCTCAGTCAAGGCCAAGATCTTGAGATTGGAGG GCATCCCAGTCTCTCAGCAGCATTTGATATGGAATGGGATGGAGCTTGAAGATGAGTACTGCTTACATGACTACAG CATCACAGAGGGCTGCACTCTCAAGCTGGTACTCGCCATGAGAGGAGGACCTGTAAACACCAGGCGAG TGACAGTGACGGATGACTCTGTGAGGGATATCGCTGACTGCCTTGATGCAGGGAGAGAGGAGATGTGGGAAAAGTCTCTGCCTAATAAACAGGTCACCTTCCTGGTGTACCGTGAGGGAGATCAGCTCAGTTTCTTCCGAGTGGTGGATCGAGGAGATGGAACTCTCACACCTGTGTCTGAATCATTGAG cggCACCTCTGTACGCAATGTGTAtgcggaggaggaagaggaatcaGAGAGTACAGCTTCAGAACAGCAGATGCTGGAGAACTCCATCACAATGAGCAAGATGAAGCTGCTCAAAGCCAAGATggagaatatgaacctcaacaaaaAG CCCAAGAAGACTGCTAAATTAAAAGTCAGACCTCCAGTAGGTCCGCGGCCCTGCAGCGCTTCGTTTGGCTCTGTCCGACACCACCGAATGTTTCGTGTCCTTCCTCAGATAGGCCACGCTTCTCCAACACATCTACCTCCAATCGGTGATCAGCAGCAGCCTGCAGTTCCATCCCCTGCTGCCGGCTCCTCCCACCAAGCATTCGCATCTCTCTCGTGTCCCACTTCCTCAAGCCACGCTCATCCTTCCTCTGGAGCTTCTGGCGTATATATGCTCCAGGCTGAGGAACCATGGGATAATCCAGTGCCCAGGAAGATCAGAGTCCCTCCCAAAGTATCCAGGCTGGATTTGAGAAGGCCTAAAGTTATGCGAGACTGTGTGTACCCACCTCTCTCGCTTCTGTCCAGCTCTGGAGTTCAAGATGAGGTTGATCTCCAGAGTGAAAGATTAATGGTAGACGAGAACTCAGCAGTGATGGAGCCGCCCAAAGCTGTACCCTTCAATCTTCCTGAGCCCCTGAGTCTAGACGTATCCACTCAGCGAGAGCGAGGTTTGAGCTCTGTAACTCTCCAAGAACCCAACACCACAGCTCCTCTTCTTTCCCAAGCCATTAACACGAACTGGCTGGCCTCCCAATCTGACCCCCTCTCACCTCCTCACATACCGCAGCACTTTGAGTTCACGGGTTCCTCCAGTCCAGCCCAAGCGCTCCTCAGAACGAGCAACAGCCCATCACTTCCAGCCAGCTCCCCGTCACGGACCACATCTGTATGTGGGCTCAAAGTGGACAAGCATTCAGAGGTGATTTCCAAAAGCGAGGAACGAGACATTACGAAGATGGCTAACAAAGCGGCTAAAAAGCCATTGGTAAGCAACACAAAGCTCCTGGCCTCCCTGGCAGGTGGTGGTGGTCAAGAGGCCCTGGCTGGGCCCTTTGCGCTGGGCAGGTTATGTGCTACAGCCGCCCCCCTACCAACCAACATCCATCTGTCGCAGGAAGACCTGCTGAGAAGGATCTCCCCACTACAGGGGACAGCCATCCACACG TCGCCAAGCTCATCAAGCGGCCTCTCCAGTTCAATAAAAAGATTAG GGACTCCAACACATCACTTGCCCCCTGTGAAGGTTCCCTCTGGAGCAAAGAAAAAGAGTTCAAAGCACTGCTTCCTGTGTGGGAAGAAGACCGGGTTGGCCACCAGCTATGAATGCAG GTGTGGCAAGATGTTCTGTTCCATGCACCGCTACTCCGAGACGCACGACTGTACATATGACTACAAAAGTCCAGGCCGACGCTTTCTACAGGAGACCAACCCCAGCATAAGTGCACCAAAGCTGCCCAAAATATGA